A genomic region of Desulfobacterales bacterium contains the following coding sequences:
- the cfa gene encoding cyclopropane fatty acyl phospholipid synthase yields the protein MKKSNEKQVVQETFDLADVQINGNRSWDIQVHNPDFYERVLAGGSLALGESYMDGWWDCEALDQFFDRILSAGLEKKVKKAKRILWPVLKAKIINAQSRSKAYVIGKRHYDIGNSFFSIILDKRMNYSCGYWDKAETLDDAQEAKLDLICRKMLLKPGMTVLDIGCGWGGFAKWAAKKYDVKVFGITVSREQMKFAMEYCQELDVKIELRDYRELKEKFDRIVSIGMFEHVGSRYYRTYMEVVHRCLKADGLFLLHTIAGNTSVNSTDPWISKYIFPNSMLPSAKQIFSAAERLLMLEDWHSFGQYYDQTLMAWHQNFIKGWNKIKGMYDDRFYRMWIYYLLSCAGGFRSRRNQLWQIVFSRTGIKGGYQYKGHFRLTCRAEPTIARA from the coding sequence ATGAAAAAGTCAAATGAAAAACAAGTTGTACAGGAAACTTTTGATCTTGCAGATGTTCAGATTAATGGAAACAGATCCTGGGACATCCAGGTACACAATCCCGATTTTTATGAACGAGTTTTAGCCGGCGGCTCTCTTGCTCTGGGGGAAAGCTATATGGATGGCTGGTGGGACTGTGAAGCTCTTGATCAATTTTTTGACAGAATCCTGAGCGCCGGACTGGAAAAGAAAGTGAAAAAAGCAAAGCGGATCCTGTGGCCTGTTCTCAAAGCGAAGATAATAAATGCTCAAAGTAGATCAAAAGCCTATGTGATTGGAAAGCGGCATTATGACATCGGCAATAGCTTCTTCTCAATTATACTGGACAAAAGGATGAACTATTCGTGCGGCTATTGGGATAAAGCGGAAACACTCGATGATGCTCAGGAAGCCAAGCTGGATTTAATTTGCCGAAAGATGTTGTTAAAACCAGGTATGACTGTTTTAGACATTGGGTGCGGCTGGGGCGGCTTTGCCAAATGGGCAGCCAAAAAATACGATGTTAAGGTATTTGGCATAACCGTGTCCCGGGAGCAGATGAAATTTGCTATGGAATACTGCCAAGAGCTTGACGTTAAAATCGAACTTCGGGATTACCGAGAGCTAAAGGAAAAATTCGACCGCATTGTTTCGATAGGAATGTTTGAACACGTGGGTTCCAGATACTACAGGACTTATATGGAGGTAGTCCACCGCTGTTTGAAAGCAGATGGTCTGTTTTTGTTGCATACGATTGCGGGAAACACCTCTGTGAATTCAACAGATCCGTGGATTAGTAAATATATTTTCCCGAATTCGATGCTGCCATCGGCAAAACAGATTTTCTCAGCTGCCGAAAGATTATTGATGCTTGAAGACTGGCATAGCTTTGGGCAATATTATGACCAAACCTTGATGGCTTGGCACCAAAACTTCATAAAGGGCTGGAATAAAATCAAAGGTATGTATGATGATAGGTTTTATCGCATGTGGATCTATTATCTCCTTTCATGTGCGGGCGGTTTTAGGTCAAGAAGGAATCAGTTGTGGCAGATTGTATTTTCGAGAACTGGAATAAAAGGCGGTTATCAATACAAGGGGCATTTTCGATTGACCTGCCGGGCCGAACCGACAATTGCCCGTGCTTAA